CAGCGTCTGCAAATGCCCACGCAGGGTATTGACCACATCGCGGCTGCTGTCGCAGGCCAGCGCGTAAGCCGCCCCGCGTGACAGCGCTTCCAGCGTCAGCGCGCCGCTACCGGCGAAGGGGTCCAGACAGCGCGAACCTTCCACTCGGCCGCTCAACCAGTTGAACAGTGTTTCGCGTACCCGGTCCGGGGTCGGGCGCAGGCCGGGTTGCTCGGTAAAGGTGAAACGGCGGCTGCGCCACTCGCCGGCGATGATCCGCAGCTGGCTGGTTCTGGCGGGCGTGTGCTTCATGCGTCGGGCGCCTCCGTCG
This genomic stretch from Halopseudomonas pelagia harbors:
- the rsmD gene encoding 16S rRNA (guanine(966)-N(2))-methyltransferase RsmD, whose translation is MKHTPARTSQLRIIAGEWRSRRFTFTEQPGLRPTPDRVRETLFNWLSGRVEGSRCLDPFAGSGALTLEALSRGAAYALACDSSRDVVNTLRGHLQTLDCTHADIQQQDALAFLAGSPEKPYDLVFLDPPFHQGLLAPSCAALEANGWLTANAWIYTESELRPTQLERPSNWSLHREKRAGQVWYSLWQRT